Within the Saccharopolyspora gloriosae genome, the region CGGCGGGCCGACAAATCCCAAACCAGACAGTCGAAACGTCAGTCAGTCGAAGGGTCAGACCCACCGGAAACGTCACCACGAACATCATCACTGTCAGTCGTCGATGCAGGTGACCGGGACGCGGTGGACGAGGTTGTTGGCGAAGCCGCCTCGGTTCCAGGGCTCCGATACGGGCTGCACGTGGCCTTCCGCGTCGGTGGCCCGGGCGGTGAGCAGGTGTTCGCCGGGCTCCGCCCGCCAGTTCGCGCGCCAGCCGCGCCACGCCCAGCGCGGTCCCGGCTCGTCCAATTCGGCGTCCGCCCAGGTGGTGCCGTCGTCGGTGCTGAACTCGACACGGGTGATCGGCGCGTGGCCGGACCAGGCTCGGCCGGTGACCGTCAACGGACCTGGACGTACGACCCGGTCGCGGGACATGAAGTCGGGGAATCCCGGCGGCAAGATCAGCGAGCGCGGCTCGATGCGGGTGGCGGGTTCGCCCGGGTCGTCCGCGGACTGCTTGAGGCGGTAGGCCACCGCGTTCTGGAAACCCGTGAACGGCTCGTCGACCAGCTTGATCTCGCGCAGCCACTTCACGTGCGCCATGCCGTACCAACCGGGGACCACCAGTCGCACCGGATGCCCGTGCTGCGGCGGCAGCGGTTGACCGTTCATCTCGTAGGCCAGCAGCACATCGTCGCGCAGCGCCTCCTCCCACGGCAGGCCGCGCTGGTAGTCCTGCTCCACGCCGCGTTCCACGCCGTGATCGGCTCCGGTGAACACGACTTCGACCGCCGAGTCGGCCACGCCCGCCGCTTCCAGCACGTGGCGCAGCGGTACTCCGGTCCAGTCGGCGGTGCCGACCGCCTCCACCAGCCACGGCTGGCTCACCGGACGCGGATGCAGCCTGGCCCGGCCGTTGCCCGCGCATTCCATGGTCACCCGCACCGTGCGCGACGGCAGAGACCGCAGCTCGTGAACTCCCGCGCGCCCCCGACCTCACCGGTGATCGCCAACCGCCAGCTCGCCGCGTCCAACGCGGGCATGTCGTAGTGCGTGAGCAGGTAGTGCAGCCCGATCGGCGTGACGTCGTAGCGCAGCGCCTCCAGCGGGATTCCGTGGTTGCGCGCGGCCAGCGCCAACTCCGCCGTGCTGATCCCCTCACCGGGCTCTGCGATCCGGGACGGGAGGCTCACTTCGCGCAACTGTGCATCCATGTCCGCCAGCATGCTGGCGGGCGGGGCCGCCGGAAACCGCCGTCCACATCGCAGGCCCCGCTGGGGCCGGCGGCCGCTCCGCCGAACGAGTGGACTCCCGCCTCGTTCAGAAGATTCGCCGACCGTCGAGCATGACCGTATGCGCTGGTCAACAAGCCAGAATCGCTATACCGAGCGGTCTCGTTTCACCTACAAAGCTGTGACTTGAGCCACCTTGAGGCCCTTGTGTAACAACGCCGGGGGTCCCGCCGATATGCATGGTGACCCCGCGGTGCTGTCGGACCCCCGACCTGGCAGCACCGCGGGGCCTTCCAATTTCCGGGGTCGATCACCGGCGAAACCGGCCACGCACCGAGATCAAGCGTCGCGCACCCCGATTTGTTCCCGCCCTCGGCGAGCCGCCCCCACGATCGCCTCGACCGGCGTCAGGCTCGATCCGCGGCCGCCAGGAACTCGACCATCCGGTCGTTGACCAGTTCGGGGCGCTCCATCGGGAAGTTGTGGCCGACACCGGGCAGCACGTTTACCTCAGCCGACGGCAGCAACGCGCGCAGCCTGGCCTGGACGACGTCCGAATGGTGCACCGTGCTCCGTTCGGCCAGCAGAACGAGCAACGGCGCGGTGATGCTCCGGAGCTGCTCATCACCGAGCACGCCCGCCTTCGGCAGCCTGATCTTGAAGTCCCGCGCGGAAGCCGAGGTCAGACGCAGGATGTCGCGGTCGGTCGGAACGGTCTCGGAGGACGACCGCGCGGCGAGCCACCGCGGACCCGCCAGCAGAATCAGGTCCTGGAACACCCCGACCAGGTAGCGCGTTCGTGCCTGGCTGAGCCCGACCGAGTCGAGCAACGTCAACGTGGCCGCACGATCCGGGAACCGCACCACGTAGTTGGCGGCCATCCAGCCGCCGTGCGAAACGCCGATCACGTGGGCTCGTTCAAGGCCCAGCT harbors:
- a CDS encoding sulfite oxidase, translated to MECAGNGRARLHPRPVSQPWLVEAVGTADWTGVPLRHVLEAAGVADSAVEVVFTGADHGVERGVEQDYQRGLPWEEALRDDVLLAYEMNGQPLPPQHGHPVRLVVPGWYGMAHVKWLREIKLVDEPFTGFQNAVAYRLKQSADDPGEPATRIEPRSLILPPGFPDFMSRDRVVRPGPLTVTGRAWSGHAPITRVEFSTDDGTTWADAELDEPGPRWAWRGWRANWRAEPGEHLLTARATDAEGHVQPVSEPWNRGGFANNLVHRVPVTCIDD
- a CDS encoding alpha/beta fold hydrolase, with amino-acid sequence MVSSEPVSGFRDEAARQRFLRRYEVAFRKWPVAREELDVRTRFGTVHVHRSGDGPGPPVVLLHGLAVTSAAWHPNVAALAAHRAVFAVDMLGEQGRSVQQKPIRDFADEAAWIEDVLTELGLERAHVIGVSHGGWMAANYVVRFPDRAATLTLLDSVGLSQARTRYLVGVFQDLILLAGPRWLAARSSSETVPTDRDILRLTSASARDFKIRLPKAGVLGDEQLRSITAPLLVLLAERSTVHHSDVVQARLRALLPSAEVNVLPGVGHNFPMERPELVNDRMVEFLAAADRA